A window of the Haloarcula litorea genome harbors these coding sequences:
- a CDS encoding DCC1-like thiol-disulfide oxidoreductase family protein, with amino-acid sequence MFVNYVADDERSSPINYAAARLVLAVWLVWKTVWYDWPRHVSVPFRAMAGESYAWALPVGAPWLLTVEQWLLVGLLLLFAVGYRTRATGFASAALLAHLGVVRATLNNSGETKSLFLGSFVLLFFALYADDDALSVDGLRRTADWSIETLVERLKSDAGGRYRLRGLTYSLLLLAVLFFSTAVSKVVAGDGLGFVAPDNLTRLVLVRSYVYPWYDAQLLLVEYPVLGTLGGVGTLVVEMGLLVAVLLGITVTPVVFGLATFTLSNVVLLGIFFVDNLFLLALFTAFDRVHARLALDRDLDLVFDERCRFCVRALYPFKLVDVAGSVTFYSQSDVPARYGDREDVDFGTAMYVFDDGTAHEGYDAFRELCRQYRTFLPLVGVMGLPPVRAVGRRIYRYVAANRSRHFTCDPDSAG; translated from the coding sequence ATGTTCGTCAACTACGTCGCCGACGACGAGCGCTCGTCGCCGATCAACTACGCGGCCGCCCGTCTCGTGCTCGCGGTCTGGCTCGTCTGGAAGACGGTCTGGTACGACTGGCCGCGGCACGTCAGCGTCCCCTTCCGGGCGATGGCCGGCGAGAGCTACGCCTGGGCGCTTCCGGTCGGGGCACCGTGGCTCCTGACGGTCGAGCAGTGGCTCCTCGTCGGCCTGTTGCTGCTGTTCGCCGTCGGCTACCGGACCCGGGCGACCGGGTTCGCGAGTGCGGCACTGCTGGCACATCTGGGTGTCGTCCGAGCCACCCTCAACAACAGCGGCGAGACCAAGAGCCTGTTTCTGGGTTCGTTCGTCCTGCTGTTCTTCGCGCTGTACGCCGACGACGACGCGCTCTCTGTCGACGGACTCAGGCGAACCGCCGACTGGTCGATCGAGACGCTCGTCGAGCGACTGAAGTCAGACGCCGGCGGCCGGTACCGGCTGCGCGGGCTGACGTACTCGCTCCTCCTGCTGGCGGTCCTCTTTTTCAGCACGGCGGTGAGCAAGGTCGTCGCCGGCGACGGCCTCGGGTTCGTCGCGCCGGACAACCTCACGCGCCTCGTGCTGGTTCGCTCGTACGTCTACCCGTGGTACGACGCACAGCTGCTCCTCGTGGAGTATCCGGTCCTCGGAACTCTCGGCGGCGTCGGGACGCTCGTCGTCGAGATGGGGTTGCTCGTCGCCGTCCTGCTCGGGATCACCGTCACACCGGTCGTGTTCGGGCTGGCGACGTTCACGCTCTCGAACGTCGTCCTGCTCGGGATCTTCTTCGTAGACAACCTCTTTCTCCTGGCGCTGTTCACCGCCTTCGACCGGGTCCACGCTCGGCTGGCGCTCGACCGTGACCTCGACCTCGTGTTCGACGAGCGTTGTCGGTTCTGTGTGCGGGCGCTGTACCCGTTCAAGCTCGTCGACGTCGCGGGGTCGGTCACGTTCTACTCCCAGTCCGACGTCCCGGCCCGGTACGGCGATCGCGAGGACGTGGACTTCGGCACTGCGATGTACGTCTTCGACGACGGGACGGCACACGAGGGATACGACGCGTTCCGGGAACTCTGCCGGCAGTACCGAACCTTCCTCCCGTTGGTCGGGGTGATGGGACTGCCGCCGGTCCGCGCCGTCGGTCGGCGCATCTATCGCTACGTCGCGGCCAACCGGAGCCGGCACTTCACCTGTGACCCCGACAGCGCGGGCTGA
- a CDS encoding ABC transporter ATP-binding protein produces MATTDSDTTTTDDTVLSMENVTAGYGNTTVLHDVNVAIEDGQIACLIGPNGSGKSTLMKSIYGFADVKAGSVHFRGQEITGRSPQANLKNGISYVLQDASVFPNTSVHENTLMGGYVFEDDEKAAQRAEVLYDEFPILGDIRQQDAGTLSGGQRRLLELARALMVDPDVMLLDEPSIGLEPRFIDDVFERIEQLNDLGTTILLVEQNAEKGLSVADRGFVLASGEIKFTGTGTELLNDEQVGRLYLGG; encoded by the coding sequence ATGGCCACGACAGACTCCGACACGACCACGACCGACGACACCGTCCTCTCGATGGAGAACGTCACCGCGGGGTACGGCAACACGACCGTCCTCCACGACGTCAACGTCGCCATCGAGGACGGACAGATCGCCTGCCTCATCGGCCCGAACGGCTCGGGGAAGTCCACGCTGATGAAGAGCATCTACGGCTTCGCGGACGTGAAGGCCGGCAGCGTCCACTTCCGCGGCCAGGAGATCACCGGACGCTCTCCCCAGGCCAACCTCAAGAACGGGATCAGCTACGTCCTGCAGGACGCCAGCGTCTTCCCGAACACGAGCGTCCACGAGAACACGCTGATGGGCGGGTACGTCTTCGAGGACGACGAGAAGGCCGCCCAGCGTGCGGAGGTGCTGTACGACGAGTTCCCGATCCTGGGCGACATCCGTCAGCAGGACGCCGGGACGCTCTCGGGCGGTCAGCGCCGGCTTCTGGAGCTGGCGCGCGCGCTGATGGTCGACCCCGACGTGATGCTGCTCGACGAGCCCTCGATCGGGCTCGAACCGCGGTTCATCGACGACGTCTTCGAGCGCATCGAGCAGCTCAACGACCTCGGGACGACGATCCTGCTGGTCGAACAGAACGCCGAGAAGGGCCTGTCCGTGGCCGACCGCGGCTTCGTGCTGGCCAGCGGCGAGATCAAGTTCACCGGCACCGGCACCGAGCTGCTCAACGACGAGCAGGTCGGCCGGCTCTACCTGGGTGGCTGA
- a CDS encoding branched-chain amino acid ABC transporter permease: MSTETDDSGALRSLVPPEQIDRLFSVCDAHGWKLLAAGAVVGALPPVLGLQQGYIMTVLSEMYLFAVLALSWDIVGGQTGYPSFGNMAFFGIGAYTSGILFKDFAVAFPVAFLVAGVVATVFALFIGAIVLRLRGHYFAIATLGVLLAAQQVSRNLDITGGASGKILLNGPDGAVFYYLFLGLLVVEAAVVYYLSDTRFGFVLNAIRDDEGKATAMGFNTTYYKTAAWGIAALFTGFAGGAYSLFNTFINPQTAYNGAWNVELIAMALLGGSGTVAGPIIGAFGLHTIIELVESHAVGWQLVLLGLSVIVTVIAIPEGVVGSLREYASQMEYYKRGGMAATDDTAEDGDQPDDAPPAGGDSA, translated from the coding sequence ATGAGCACCGAGACCGACGACTCGGGTGCGCTGCGCTCGCTCGTCCCCCCCGAACAGATCGACCGCCTGTTCTCGGTCTGTGACGCCCACGGCTGGAAGCTGCTGGCCGCGGGGGCCGTCGTCGGCGCGCTCCCGCCGGTGCTCGGCCTCCAGCAGGGCTACATCATGACGGTGCTGTCCGAGATGTACCTGTTCGCCGTGCTGGCGCTTTCGTGGGACATCGTCGGCGGACAGACCGGCTACCCCAGCTTCGGGAACATGGCCTTCTTCGGCATCGGCGCGTACACCTCGGGCATCCTGTTCAAGGACTTCGCCGTCGCCTTCCCGGTCGCGTTCCTCGTGGCCGGCGTCGTCGCGACGGTGTTCGCCCTGTTCATCGGCGCGATCGTGCTCCGACTGCGGGGCCACTACTTCGCCATCGCGACGCTCGGCGTCCTGCTGGCGGCCCAGCAGGTGTCCCGGAACCTCGACATCACCGGCGGCGCGAGCGGGAAGATCCTGCTGAACGGACCCGACGGAGCGGTGTTCTACTACCTGTTCCTCGGGTTGCTCGTCGTCGAGGCCGCGGTCGTCTACTACCTCTCGGACACCCGCTTCGGGTTCGTCCTCAACGCCATCCGGGACGACGAGGGGAAGGCGACCGCGATGGGGTTCAACACGACCTACTACAAGACCGCCGCGTGGGGCATCGCGGCGCTGTTCACCGGCTTCGCCGGCGGCGCGTACAGCCTGTTCAACACGTTCATCAACCCACAGACGGCCTACAACGGCGCGTGGAACGTCGAGCTCATCGCGATGGCGCTGCTGGGCGGCTCCGGCACCGTCGCCGGTCCCATCATCGGCGCGTTCGGCCTCCACACGATCATCGAACTCGTGGAGTCCCACGCCGTCGGCTGGCAGCTCGTCCTACTCGGGCTGTCGGTCATCGTGACCGTCATCGCTATCCCCGAAGGCGTCGTCGGGTCGCTCCGGGAGTACGCCAGTCAGATGGAGTACTACAAGCGCGGCGGGATGGCCGCGACCGACGACACCGCCGAAGACGGGGACCAGCCGGACGACGCCCCGCCCGCGGGAGGTGACTCGGCGTGA
- a CDS encoding DUF7385 family protein, with translation MERLDVSDGFDVHDYRHGLKLLTQDRETTTLANRDGFACPACGEAFERLFVTEKRANTFGDPGGPFCLVRTDDELLLLTHR, from the coding sequence ATGGAGCGGCTCGACGTCAGCGACGGCTTCGACGTCCACGACTACCGTCACGGGCTGAAGCTCCTGACCCAGGACCGGGAGACGACGACGCTGGCCAACAGGGACGGGTTCGCCTGCCCGGCCTGTGGCGAGGCCTTCGAGCGCCTGTTCGTCACGGAGAAGCGAGCGAACACGTTCGGCGACCCCGGCGGGCCGTTCTGTCTGGTCCGCACCGACGACGAGCTCCTGTTGTTGACACATCGGTAG
- a CDS encoding DUF7562 family protein: MSYRNAWHRDGDERVVCIACGDEVDRDDAREYDKHGDRWDRGEKSFEYLCKPCDGDRSHAPRRGLEERLVEAGAGETDRETFLGRYTALVSDEERAERRG; the protein is encoded by the coding sequence ATGAGCTACCGCAACGCCTGGCACCGCGACGGCGACGAGAGGGTGGTCTGTATCGCCTGCGGGGACGAGGTGGACCGGGACGACGCCCGCGAGTACGACAAGCACGGCGACCGCTGGGACCGCGGCGAGAAGTCCTTCGAGTACCTCTGCAAGCCCTGCGACGGGGACCGGTCCCACGCCCCCCGACGGGGACTGGAGGAGCGACTCGTCGAGGCGGGAGCGGGCGAGACCGACCGCGAGACGTTCCTCGGGCGGTACACCGCCCTCGTGAGCGACGAGGAGCGGGCCGAGCGACGGGGCTGA
- a CDS encoding universal stress protein: MYRVLVPVDSDPDRARGQAAFVAELPTAADNVAAVVTHALTEEEIDAPDELRTVERVETVKLVRDYLAERGVDVELAEGRQPPADGILELADEFGVDHVAMGSRKRSPTGKVVFGSVAQEVMLQADVPVTVVGAREE; the protein is encoded by the coding sequence ATGTACCGCGTACTCGTTCCGGTCGACTCCGATCCGGACCGCGCCCGCGGACAGGCGGCCTTCGTGGCCGAACTCCCGACCGCCGCCGACAACGTCGCGGCCGTCGTCACCCACGCGCTCACCGAGGAAGAGATCGACGCCCCGGACGAACTCCGGACCGTCGAGCGCGTCGAGACGGTCAAGCTCGTCCGGGACTACCTCGCCGAGCGCGGCGTCGACGTCGAACTCGCCGAGGGCCGCCAGCCGCCAGCCGACGGCATCCTCGAACTCGCCGACGAGTTCGGGGTCGACCACGTCGCGATGGGGTCGCGCAAGCGCTCCCCGACCGGCAAGGTGGTCTTCGGCAGCGTCGCACAGGAGGTGATGCTCCAGGCGGACGTCCCCGTGACCGTCGTCGGCGCGCGCGAGGAGTGA
- a CDS encoding NAD(P)-dependent alcohol dehydrogenase yields the protein MQAARLHEYTDDMANGLSIDEVDAPQVTDSSGVVVEVEGAGWCQTDNHIIEGMWEQYVEQPLPLTLGHENAGTVVEVGEEVGIVDEGDQVICHPVQTCGTCRPCRQGETMYCENQAFNGLTTDGGFADQLLTDERSVIPLPDGVDPTDIAPHADAGITAYHAAKKAVADLDPGDACVVIGIGGLGHIGLQCVDAMSAADIVAVDVKASARDLADRFGAHYTLDPTSEDVPSEVDDITDGVGAAQVLDFVGADETTELAPDLCAAGGDHHIIGYGGHVHEPAQALVNGEFSFRGNIVGQYTELQELVALVDRGDVDLHTSRYDLDAVNEVAEKLEHGEIDGRAVITP from the coding sequence ATGCAGGCAGCAAGACTCCACGAGTACACGGACGATATGGCGAACGGGCTCTCGATCGACGAGGTCGACGCACCACAGGTGACAGACAGCAGCGGCGTCGTCGTCGAGGTCGAGGGCGCGGGCTGGTGTCAGACTGACAACCACATCATCGAGGGGATGTGGGAGCAGTACGTCGAGCAGCCGCTCCCGCTGACACTCGGCCACGAGAACGCGGGCACGGTCGTCGAAGTGGGCGAGGAAGTCGGGATCGTCGACGAGGGCGACCAGGTGATCTGTCACCCGGTCCAGACTTGCGGGACCTGTCGGCCCTGCCGGCAGGGCGAGACGATGTACTGCGAGAACCAGGCGTTCAACGGCCTGACGACGGACGGCGGCTTCGCCGACCAGCTGCTCACCGACGAGCGGTCGGTGATCCCGCTGCCCGACGGCGTCGACCCGACCGACATCGCGCCCCACGCCGACGCCGGCATCACGGCCTACCACGCCGCGAAGAAGGCCGTCGCCGACCTCGACCCCGGGGACGCCTGCGTCGTCATCGGTATCGGCGGCCTCGGCCACATCGGCCTCCAGTGTGTCGACGCGATGAGCGCCGCCGACATCGTCGCCGTCGACGTCAAGGCGTCCGCCCGCGACCTCGCCGACCGCTTCGGCGCTCACTACACGCTCGACCCGACCAGCGAGGACGTCCCGAGCGAGGTCGACGACATCACGGACGGCGTCGGTGCGGCACAGGTCCTGGACTTCGTCGGTGCCGACGAGACGACCGAGCTCGCGCCGGATCTCTGTGCGGCCGGCGGCGACCACCACATCATCGGCTACGGCGGCCACGTCCACGAACCGGCACAGGCGCTGGTCAACGGCGAGTTCTCCTTCCGGGGTAACATCGTCGGCCAGTACACCGAACTGCAGGAGCTGGTCGCACTGGTCGACCGCGGGGACGTCGACCTCCACACCAGCCGCTACGACCTCGACGCCGTCAACGAGGTGGCAGAGAAGCTGGAACACGGCGAGATCGACGGCCGGGCGGTCATCACGCCGTAG
- a CDS encoding cytochrome c oxidase subunit 3 has translation MSTTEEHADGGHGDHHLPATEDWPRGFGEASWWPFITAIGGSGIYVGAALFVLSLGENALVSTTVGAVATVGSVGLFLLGIYGWLYHAFVVNFWERGTDHHSGRTLKFAMLLFLGSELATFGAGFVYYFIVRGTDVWTQTSVPEVFGSLVIVNTVILIISSVTLHYSHVALINGNRSRFVRLLGLTLLLGTVFIGGQVYEYYEFIVHKGFTITGGAYASAFYGLTGLHGLHVTMGAVLLGIVFARAYYGQYSPERHTSVSTASMYWHFVDVVWVFLVVVLYIGANLFA, from the coding sequence ATGAGCACGACCGAGGAACACGCCGACGGCGGCCACGGGGACCACCACCTCCCGGCGACGGAGGACTGGCCCCGCGGCTTCGGCGAGGCGAGCTGGTGGCCATTCATCACCGCCATCGGCGGCTCCGGCATCTACGTCGGCGCGGCACTGTTCGTCCTCTCGCTGGGCGAGAACGCGCTCGTGAGCACGACCGTCGGTGCCGTCGCCACCGTCGGGAGCGTCGGCCTGTTCCTGCTTGGGATCTACGGCTGGCTGTACCACGCCTTCGTCGTCAACTTCTGGGAGCGCGGGACCGACCACCACTCCGGCCGGACGCTGAAGTTCGCGATGTTGCTGTTCCTGGGCTCGGAGCTCGCCACCTTCGGCGCGGGCTTCGTCTACTACTTCATCGTCCGCGGGACTGACGTCTGGACCCAGACGTCCGTCCCCGAGGTGTTCGGCTCGCTGGTCATCGTCAACACGGTCATCCTGATCATCAGTTCGGTGACGCTGCACTACAGCCACGTCGCGTTGATCAACGGCAACCGCTCGCGGTTCGTCCGCCTGCTCGGGCTGACGCTGCTGCTGGGCACCGTCTTCATCGGCGGCCAGGTGTACGAGTACTACGAGTTCATCGTCCACAAGGGCTTCACCATCACCGGCGGCGCTTACGCCTCCGCGTTCTACGGCCTGACCGGTCTCCACGGGCTCCACGTCACGATGGGCGCGGTGCTGTTGGGCATCGTCTTCGCGCGGGCCTACTACGGCCAGTACTCGCCCGAGCGCCACACCTCCGTCTCGACGGCGTCGATGTACTGGCACTTCGTCGACGTGGTGTGGGTGTTCCTCGTTGTCGTCCTCTACATCGGCGCGAACCTGTTCGCCTGA
- a CDS encoding ABC transporter ATP-binding protein — MSQATDAPATDPGNDRAVLRTDGVTKRFGGLTAVDDVDVEVNEGEIVGLIGPNGAGKSTLFNCVTGTLDADEGSVYLQGEDVTDWPEYKIARAGLGRMFQETRIFGDMSVQKNLLLAAQEGGEDVSDLLRRPDDELLGRAQELLEYVDLGGLAEVRAGRLSFGQQKLIEFAMALMAEPEVLLMDEPAGGINPSMIENLIEYIRTANADEEATIFLIEHNMDFVMEIADRIYVLAHGERIAEGPPEQIQNDQRVLDAYLGRE; from the coding sequence GTGAGCCAGGCGACCGACGCGCCGGCGACCGACCCCGGGAACGACCGTGCGGTCCTCCGGACCGACGGCGTCACCAAGCGCTTCGGCGGGCTCACGGCCGTCGACGACGTGGACGTCGAGGTCAACGAGGGGGAGATCGTCGGTCTCATCGGTCCCAACGGGGCCGGCAAGTCGACGCTGTTCAACTGCGTCACGGGGACCCTCGACGCCGACGAGGGGAGCGTCTACCTCCAGGGCGAGGACGTCACCGACTGGCCCGAGTACAAGATCGCTCGGGCCGGCCTCGGGCGGATGTTCCAGGAGACCCGCATCTTCGGGGATATGTCGGTCCAGAAGAATCTCCTGCTGGCCGCCCAGGAGGGCGGCGAAGACGTGAGCGACCTGCTGCGTCGACCCGACGACGAGCTGTTGGGCCGCGCACAGGAACTGCTCGAGTACGTCGACCTCGGCGGCCTCGCGGAGGTGCGGGCCGGCCGCCTGAGCTTCGGCCAGCAGAAGCTCATCGAGTTCGCGATGGCGCTGATGGCCGAGCCGGAGGTGCTGCTGATGGACGAACCGGCCGGCGGCATCAACCCCTCGATGATCGAGAACCTCATCGAGTACATCCGCACGGCCAACGCCGACGAGGAGGCGACCATCTTCCTCATCGAACACAACATGGACTTCGTGATGGAGATCGCCGACCGCATCTACGTGCTGGCCCACGGCGAGCGCATCGCCGAGGGGCCGCCCGAACAGATCCAGAACGACCAGCGCGTGCTCGACGCGTACCTCGGGAGGGAGTGA